In Rhizobium sp. WSM4643, the following are encoded in one genomic region:
- a CDS encoding LL-diaminopimelate aminotransferase: MEEFHKVRRLPPYVFEQVNRLKASARAGGADIIDLGMGNPDLPTPQSIVDKLCEVVQDPRTHRYSSSKGIPGLRRAQAAYYARRFGVKLNPDTQVVATLGSKEGFANMAQAITAPGDVILCPNPTYPIHAFGFLMAGGVIRSMSVEPDASFFEPLERAVRHSIPKPLALILNYPSNPTAFVATLDFYKDVIAFAKKHDIIVLSDLAYSEIYFNGAPPPSVLEVPGAMDVTVEFTSMSKTFSMPGWRMGFAVGNERLIAALTRVKSYLDYGAFTPIQVAATHALNGDGSDIAEVRNVYKRRRDVMVESFGKAGFEVPPPAATMFAWAKIPEKFRHLGSLEFSKLLVEKADVAVAPGIGFGEMGDDYVRLALVENEHRIRQAARNIKKFMSTADETMHNVISLNAHR, translated from the coding sequence ATGGAAGAGTTTCACAAAGTCCGGCGTTTGCCGCCTTACGTTTTCGAACAGGTCAACCGTTTGAAAGCAAGCGCGCGAGCGGGCGGCGCCGATATCATCGATCTCGGCATGGGAAACCCAGACCTCCCCACTCCCCAGTCGATCGTCGACAAGCTGTGCGAGGTCGTGCAGGATCCGCGCACGCACCGCTATTCCTCTTCCAAGGGCATTCCGGGCCTGCGCCGCGCCCAGGCCGCCTATTATGCCCGTCGTTTTGGTGTCAAGCTCAACCCGGATACCCAGGTGGTCGCCACCTTGGGCTCCAAGGAAGGGTTCGCCAATATGGCGCAGGCGATTACGGCGCCGGGCGACGTGATCCTCTGCCCGAACCCCACCTATCCGATCCACGCCTTCGGCTTCCTGATGGCGGGCGGCGTGATCCGTTCCATGTCGGTGGAGCCGGATGCGAGCTTCTTCGAACCGCTGGAACGTGCCGTCCGGCATTCGATCCCGAAGCCCTTGGCGCTGATCCTCAACTACCCCTCGAATCCGACGGCTTTTGTCGCGACGCTCGATTTCTACAAGGACGTCATCGCCTTTGCGAAAAAGCACGACATCATCGTGCTTTCCGACCTTGCCTATTCGGAAATTTACTTCAACGGCGCCCCGCCGCCCTCGGTTCTTGAAGTGCCGGGCGCGATGGACGTGACCGTCGAGTTCACCTCGATGTCGAAGACTTTCTCCATGCCCGGCTGGCGCATGGGCTTTGCCGTCGGCAACGAGCGGCTGATCGCGGCGCTTACCCGCGTCAAGTCCTATCTCGACTACGGCGCCTTCACGCCGATCCAGGTGGCGGCGACGCATGCGTTGAACGGCGATGGTTCCGACATTGCGGAAGTCCGCAACGTCTATAAACGCCGCCGCGACGTCATGGTCGAAAGCTTCGGCAAGGCTGGGTTCGAGGTGCCGCCGCCGGCTGCGACGATGTTCGCCTGGGCGAAGATCCCGGAAAAGTTCCGTCATCTCGGTTCGCTGGAATTCTCCAAGCTGCTGGTCGAGAAGGCCGACGTCGCCGTTGCGCCGGGCATCGGCTTCGGCGAAATGGGCGACGACTACGTCCGTCTGGCACTTGTCGAGAACGAACACCGCATCCGCCAGGCTGCGCGCAACATCAAGAAGTTCATGTCGACGGCAGACGAGACGATGCACAACGTGATCTCGCTGAACGCCCACCGCTAA
- a CDS encoding homoserine dehydrogenase, translated as MADALKIGIAGLGTVGASLVRIIQQKSNELAVTCGRPITITAVSARDKARDRGIDLSTVTWFDRPEELAEKGDIDVFVELMGGAEGAANVSVRTALQRGLHVVTANKALLAYHGVELATIAEEKGSLLNFEAAVAGGIPVIKALRESLTGNSVSRIYGIMNGTCNYILTKMEKEGLSFAECLKEAQQLGYAEADPAFDIEGNDTAHKLSILTTLAFGNQIAADDIYLEGITNISIEDIHAAAELGYRIKLLGVAQRTDTGIEQRVHPTMVPVDSVIAQVDGVTNAVAIESDVLGELLMVGPGAGGNATASSVLGDIADIAKSQPGAQRVPVLGHPAATLEPYRKAQMQSHEGGYFIRLTVLDRTGVFASVATRMAENNISLESIVQRSKQHLAPSHHQTIILVTHATMEESVRKAVASIKSEGYLFGEPQVIRIERPKEEG; from the coding sequence ATGGCAGATGCCCTCAAAATCGGCATTGCGGGCTTGGGCACCGTTGGCGCCTCGCTTGTCCGTATCATTCAGCAGAAAAGCAACGAGCTTGCCGTCACCTGCGGGCGTCCGATCACCATCACGGCGGTCTCCGCGCGTGACAAGGCGAGGGACCGCGGCATCGATCTTTCCACCGTTACCTGGTTCGACCGGCCGGAAGAGCTTGCCGAAAAAGGCGATATCGACGTCTTCGTCGAGCTGATGGGTGGCGCCGAAGGGGCGGCCAACGTTTCGGTGCGTACGGCACTCCAACGTGGTCTCCATGTGGTGACAGCCAACAAGGCGCTGCTTGCCTATCACGGCGTCGAGCTTGCGACGATCGCCGAGGAGAAGGGTTCGCTGCTGAACTTCGAGGCGGCAGTCGCCGGCGGCATTCCGGTCATCAAGGCGCTGCGTGAATCGCTGACGGGCAATTCCGTCTCGCGCATCTATGGCATCATGAACGGCACCTGCAATTACATCCTGACCAAGATGGAGAAGGAGGGGCTTTCCTTCGCCGAATGCCTCAAGGAAGCGCAGCAGCTGGGTTATGCCGAGGCCGATCCAGCCTTCGATATCGAGGGCAACGACACGGCCCATAAGCTTTCCATCCTGACGACGCTCGCCTTCGGCAATCAGATCGCCGCCGACGACATCTATCTCGAAGGCATCACCAACATCTCGATCGAGGATATCCACGCTGCCGCCGAGCTCGGCTATCGCATCAAGCTCTTAGGCGTTGCCCAGCGCACCGATACCGGCATCGAGCAGCGCGTCCATCCCACAATGGTGCCAGTCGATTCGGTCATCGCCCAGGTCGACGGCGTCACCAATGCGGTGGCGATCGAATCCGACGTGCTCGGCGAACTGCTGATGGTCGGCCCGGGCGCCGGCGGCAACGCGACGGCCTCGTCCGTGCTCGGCGATATCGCCGATATTGCCAAGAGCCAGCCAGGCGCCCAGCGCGTGCCGGTGCTCGGCCATCCCGCAGCGACGCTGGAACCCTACCGCAAGGCGCAGATGCAGAGCCACGAGGGCGGCTATTTCATCCGCCTGACCGTGCTCGACCGCACCGGCGTCTTTGCCAGCGTCGCAACCCGCATGGCGGAAAACAACATCTCGCTGGAATCGATCGTCCAGCGCTCCAAGCAGCACCTGGCGCCATCGCACCACCAGACGATCATTCTCGTCACCCATGCGACGATGGAAGAGTCGGTGCGCAAGGCGGTCGCCTCGATCAAGTCGGAAGGTTACCTCTTCGGCGAACCGCAGGTGATTCGCATCGAGCGGCCAAAAGAGGAAGGTTGA